The Heteronotia binoei isolate CCM8104 ecotype False Entrance Well chromosome 6, APGP_CSIRO_Hbin_v1, whole genome shotgun sequence genomic sequence AGGTGGGAAGAAATCAACAGAGGAGGGAAAACAACCGCTCGGGAGGAGCCCTTTTAGCAGACTGAGCAGGGAGACATTATCTCCATGGCAACCCTGGACAGGCCTCCTCCCCGGGCACTGCTTCGCTACCTGCAGCCCAGGCTCCCAGGATGCAACGGGCTTCCCTGGCTTGGGGGGACAACATGCCTTGAACCAGCCTGCATGCAAGTCaaccgggtagggttgccaactctgggttaggggattcctggagatttcaggggtggagcttgaagaggacagggtttttggggggaggaagtgtTCATTGCTGGGTGCAGTGGGGAAGAACGAAGGCTCCCAGAGTAGTGACCAGCAGCTTTTACTCAGTCATTCAGCATAACTATATCCAAGTAAAACTGGCATGGAAGCCCCAGGCCGTGGCCTGATTACATACAGTGAGACCCCACCCTGCTCCCACCCACAGGAAGCCCCCTCTAGGTGGCCCCAGGCAGCCTGGCCAACCCTGGTTCTCACGGATGGAGAAGCTCACAAAGTCCCTAATGCTTCAGGCAAGGACATAAGACCACCTCGGAAGTTCTGGGATGGATGGAGGCTCACCCGCTGAAACTTCATCCCCCGCTCACGGTTACTAGCTTTCCTCCCTGGTTTTCGTGTtatgtgtgtttatatgtttttactaTTAAATTTTTACAAAATTATCTTATgtgtatacatcaggggtggccaacagtagctctccagatgttttttggcctacaactcccatcagccttagccagtatggccaatggctggagctgatgggagttgtagacaaaaaacatctggagagctaccgttggccacccctggtatacatcaCCTCGAATGTAGTTTTAATGCTGAACTGCTTTAACGGTttgatgtttgccaccttggagaTACTGCTGGGGTGAAAAGATGGCCAAGAAGGGTTGCCATTGCTAAGAATTCTGAAGGTTTGCTCTCATTGCAAATTGCATAATGGCATTGTAAAGCTTGTAGAACAGTGAAACAGGGCATCAAGTACAACCTTCTCACGTTCCATATATGCCTTGCTGCACTGAACTACTTCAACATCTActgagaagaagaattggagCTTGGGGCTCTGTTTAAGAACCAACCTTTGCCATAGCCTGGACTTTTCATTTCAAAATTTGGCATTAATTTCTTGGTTGTGAGACTTTCAGATACGGGGGCATGGTCAGTGTTCTATTTCTATTTTTGTGATTCATTTCACCTTATCTTGTTCTATATTTATAAAGCACATATAAGTTTTTGTATCattattgaggctggtttttcgcagAGGTCTATCTGCCCTTTTcctgcaccacctggaggttggcaacactgacTATATGGGAGGGGAGTCTTGCGTAAGCTGTCCCTTCTGTGCCTCATTGTCTGCTccctttccccacctctccatGTTCACCTGAGTAGGGCAGATAGGTGCCACCTgccaatgggcaaaatcaacaactcaCCACACAcgtgcattctctgttgtggccccgcCTTCTGCAATGGCCTGCCTGGGGAAGGCTCCACTCACCTGGCTCTCTGCAAATTATGCACATCTGGATCATTTCCCGCCTTGCTTGTTCATCATGTGGGATGAAGAGGGTTGCCCAGTCTGAGGCAGCTTTTCCtcacaggccccccccccccaatctttcccCATCCAGGCACCCCCCAATCTGGCTTCTGAAGGCCCCGTCCTCCAGCTCTCCTGCAAGCAAAGCCAGATCCCACAAGGAGGACATTGGAGGACTTCCTGTATTCTCCCTAGGAAATGCACACTGTTTTGTCTGCTTCTTAAGCTTTTACTAGGTGTTGTACACAGGAGCAAATAAAAGAACTATTTCCATGACTATTTATTTTCAAATGAAGGAAGAGATTCAAGGTGCCTTTTAAGTGCCAACCTGGCCCAGACAATCTGCTCTCGGGTTCCAGAGGTATAGCATTTTGCTGTGGTTGCTCAGACACCTGGTCAGCCAACAGAAAGCCAGTCAGGAAATCAAAAGGAAGTGAAAAATTAGCCCAAAGAAGACAGGGACCATTCaagcaatgtttaaaaaaaaaaaaattaaatctaatccaatacaagggaaaatgtaataaaaatacAAATCTAAATACAAAGATCCAATTTATACAATTCAATGCATAAACAATTTACCAAAACAGTACACAATATACTAGATATTAAGAACTGAGAAATAGCCTATAATTAATTCTATTCGGCAAAAAGAAattttcccaaagaattccaaatctGGGGCCCAAAGTAAATcctaatctatagccaaatcaggaTGTTTATTGAAGAACGTTTCAGGAGGTCTGCTCCTCTGCCAGGGATTTTGAATGGCAGGCCTCTTGGAGAGGTCTAACAGATGTgagtccaaataatgaacaagaAGGAGCATTCCATGAACAACACAAagggattagggttgtagaaccaatcagaaatctaaaatcACAGCTGAAGCAAAGGCTTGGTCTTAAGATGACACATTAAATAATATATGATACAAGATTTGCTTCGTAGGATCCTAGGTTCACTGCCCTAAACACAGTAGcacagaccacagtccctaatattTTCTCCAAGTTAACTTTGTGAGTCATTTTAGACATTTGGGAGTCTCCTGCCCGGGTAGAAAAGCTCTCTTGATCCACTCAGTTTTCAATAGTTTCTTGACCTTCGGCAGGCCGCTCTGCAACAGCTGTATGTGCAGttgctgattttgcccatttgcaggctggCAGCTGCGGACGACCTCACCCAGAGGAGCGGAGCTGTTGTGGGGGCACAGAGTGGGAGAGGCAGTCTGGCAATTACAAGTGTCCAAGGCCAGGAAGGGCTTTCTGGGTAATAGCCAACACTTTATATTGAGCCCAATAACAGTGGAGAGGTTGTAGAATGGGAATCCTAGATATGCTCCATATAAGCTCCCATAATAGCTGAGCTGTGAGATTTTACCCCATCTGGGGTTTCTGAATTCACAAAGTCTGATTTACTAGCAacaaataataatctctttaatgAGCTCTGACTTTTCCTTAGCAGTCCTCTGATACATAAAGAAACGCTTAATCTAgcgttgccaactgcctggaggtaAAAAGTGGTGTCCCTTTAACAGCATGTGGGACAGTGGGATGTGTTTGAGGTCTCCAAACATGGCTAAATCTCCTGCCATAGTCTGACCATTTTTAACATACCATCCTGTTTAGCGTAAAATTTCTGTGTACATTTAAGCTTTCTAGAAAAGCTCTTTTGATAGGCTAAGCCGTTACACAGTTTCTCCTTGTGTGGATTCTTAAGATGCTGTTGAAGATATCCACGCCAAGTGAATCTCTTTGCATTCAAAGAAGTTTTCCccatgtgggttctctggtgcagctgaagagagccactccaactgaatctctttccacaatctgagcatgTAAAAGATTTCCccagtgtggattctttgatgcagttCAAGATGGCCACTCCAACTTAATCACTTTCCACACTctcagcattcaaaaggtttctcacgtGCGGGTCCTCTGATGCCGTTGAaaatggccactccgactgaatctctttccaaactctgagcatttaaaagattttccccgtgtgggttctctgatgccgttgaagactacgactgaaactgaatctcttcccacactctgagcattcaaaaggtttctcccctgtgtgggttctctgatgtagttttagagtgccactgtgactgaatctttttccacactctgaacattcaaaaggtttcttccctgtgtgggttctctggtgcactTGAAGATGGCtaatctgactgaatctccttccacactctgagcattcaaaaggtttctcccctgtgtgagttctgtgatgctgttgaagatggtcactccgactgaatctctttccacactctgagcattcaaaaggtttctcccctgtgtgcattcTCTGATGCTGTTTTAGAGTACCTCTGTCACTAATTTTttttccacattctgaacattcaaaaggtttctcccctgtgtgggttctctgatgcagatGAAGATGGCTACTattactaaatctctttccacactctgagcatttaaaaggtttctcccctgtgtgggttctctgatgccgtttTAGAGTGCCTCTCTCACTAAATTTttttccacattctgaacattcaaaaggtttctcccctgtgtgggttctctgatgcagatGAAGATGGCTACTattactaaatctctttccacactctgagcattcaaaaggtttctcccctgtgtgagttctctgatgctgttgaagatggccactccaactgaatctctttccacactctgagcattcaaaaggtttctcccctgtgtgcgttctctgatgctgttttaGAGTGCCTCTCACACTAAAATTttttccacattctgaacattcaaaaggtttctcccttgtgtgggtcctctgatgcagttgaagattgctactatgactgaatctcctcccacattctgagcattcaaaaggtttatcccctgtgtgagttctctgatgccgttgaagattgctactatgactgaatctcttcccacactctgagcattcaaaaggtttctcccctgtgtgagttctctgatgccgttgaagaaGGCCActgcaactgaatctctttccacactctgagcattcaaaaggtttctcccctgtgtgcgttctctgatgccgttgaagattgccgctctgactgaatctctttccacactctgagcattcaaaagctttctcccatgtgtgagttctctgatgccgttgaagatggccactgtgactgaatctcttcccacagtccaaacattcaaaaggtttctcccttgtttgggttctctgatgcagttttagagtgctactgtgactgaatctttttccatgGTTTGAACATTCAAAATGTTTCTTGCCTCTGTGTACTCTTTGGTGCACTaggagctgtgatctatttctgaagtACTTGCTACACTGAGTGGATGTACATGTCTTAATTATTCTCttctttggaaaatgtacattaaaactttttccttctctcttctcatcCATACTGCTGCCTTCTTTTCTCTTAGGTCTGCCTCGATTTCTACTGTTTTCTTTCAAGTCTTGAACTCGATCTGGCAGCTGCTGCTCAAATTCCTCGCCCTCCTCGTTTCTCTGATCAtcccctgctggaataaagagagagatcccTTTAACAAATGGGAGGGCAGGTAAGGTTCAAAAACATCTCTGTGACTGCAGCCTCCTCCAGCTTCCCTGATCTTAACcacctcccccctttccccagaATGTCTAGCATTTAAGGATACCTCATCCCCCCAAGAGCCACGACTGAGCTTGCAATGCCaattccctcccacacacacacactccagcctCATCTAGCCAGAATCCACGCAGGGTTCCTGAATGCCATGAATTTCCAACAACacagaaagatttattgaagatggTGCTTGGCAATTGAAAAGAATAACAAGTGATTTAAAAATATCAAAGCAGACAGTATAAGCCAGCACTCTTAGGCAGACTTCCAGGTTAATTCAGATCTGACCcttggctggctggcagggaatcCCAGGGGAAGTGGAGACTCATCTAGCAGTCCCTCTTGCTTCAAtccaggaaccccccccccccccccagggaacaAGGCAAAACTGTGGGATTTTATCAGAAAGGACCAGGAACTCCCAGAGGCGATCAAAGGGCTTTTCCCGGATGACTCACTGCAACAATGAACACGCTGTTGTTTCGCACAGCAGCACGGGAAAGAAAGCTTTGAGATCAAACTCCTGTAGCTAGAAGGGAGGGGCCCTGTGAACAGAGCACTGGATTCTCCCCCAGCCAGCGGTGCTGTAATGCTGAGTGAAACAGAGAAACCTATTTGCACAGCCTGAAATAGCATGCTGAAGGACGAAAAGCTTATTATACAGCTGTTGCTCAGAAGGAGTTCCTAACCCTCCAAATTCCAGTCCCCTGGCGGCCTCACTCCCTCCTTACCCAGTGGGCTGCATGATTGTACCAAATCTTCATCAGAAAGAAGTGAATCAAAAAACCCCCATGGCTACTCCTTGCCTGTTCCCTGGACATAGCCGTGCaggatactcactctcagccagctcatttgggaaggaaatcTGTTCTTGGGATCCCCTTGCGAAACTCTCCAGCCTCCAGAGTTTGCCtggggaagaaaataaaaggcGAGCACAGACAAAAGCTAAAAGGGAGCCCGGCTCCCTCCCTTCACCCAGGCTCCCCACCCACA encodes the following:
- the LOC132574503 gene encoding oocyte zinc finger protein XlCOF6-like translates to MLDPGQKTLYREVMQENYLSVISLGKLWRLESFARGSQEQISFPNELAETGDDQRNEEGEEFEQQLPDRVQDLKENSRNRGRPKRKEGSSMDEKREGKSFNVHFPKKRIIKTCTSTQCSKYFRNRSQLLVHQRVHRGKKHFECSNHGKRFSHSSTLKLHQRTQTREKPFECLDCGKRFSHSGHLQRHQRTHTWEKAFECSECGKRFSQSGNLQRHQRTHTGEKPFECSECGKRFSCSGLLQRHQRTHTGEKPFECSECGKRFSHSSNLQRHQRTHTGDKPFECSECGRRFSHSSNLQLHQRTHTREKPFECSECGKNFSVRGTLKQHQRTHTGEKPFECSECGKRFSWSGHLQQHQRTHTGEKPFECSECGKRFSNSSHLHLHQRTHTGEKPFECSECGKKFSERGTLKRHQRTHTGEKPFKCSECGKRFSNSSHLHLHQRTHTGEKPFECSECGKKISDRGTLKQHQRMHTGEKPFECSECGKRFSRSDHLQQHHRTHTGEKPFECSECGRRFSQISHLQVHQRTHTGKKPFECSECGKRFSHSGTLKLHQRTHTGEKPFECSECGKRFSFSRSLQRHQRTHTGKIF